Proteins encoded together in one Allomeiothermus silvanus DSM 9946 window:
- a CDS encoding PLP-dependent aminotransferase family protein, translating to MLEPKSRHDLKLNRRRTQALYRQIAEQIKTRIASGELPGGTRLPPIRTLAAELGVTRLTVQNAYRELQAEGLIEATVGRGTFVGPETHPSLLHLHLGERLTPMGVLHDVHKVQQVRGVRNLALASPDPHLFPTEEFWASLEALHPQGSEVFQYGPVIGDPHLRLAISGLLAQRGLEAQAEEVLITVGGLQGLALTARVLCQPGDEVIIEQPTYLGFLNILHTLKLRPLPVPLDEQGPSLRHLEALLKKHRPRFYYTLPNFHNPTGMCFAPERRQALVDLAIRYGLTLVEDDTYAHLAYDMPPPPPLRALDRSHVLYLSSFSKVLMPGLRIGFVLAPSKLLEGLLALHSASDICGPPLLLQRATARFIQQGGLERHLRKVVPIYRERRDTLLDALRAQMPRSVRWTQPKGGFSCWLSLPAYFPPGGLYQAALQRGVAITPGEAFLTQTQDHTHMRLCFGYQGSEALREGVAQLAPLMREQAARLTHTTPIAEVL from the coding sequence ATGCTCGAGCCCAAATCCCGCCATGATCTCAAGCTCAACCGACGCCGCACGCAGGCCCTGTATCGGCAGATCGCCGAGCAGATCAAGACCCGCATCGCCAGCGGGGAGCTGCCCGGGGGGACCCGTTTGCCGCCCATCCGTACGCTGGCCGCCGAGCTTGGGGTCACGCGTTTGACGGTACAAAACGCCTACCGCGAGCTCCAAGCCGAGGGACTGATAGAGGCCACGGTAGGGCGGGGAACCTTTGTAGGGCCAGAAACCCACCCCTCGCTGCTGCACCTGCACCTGGGAGAGCGGCTTACCCCGATGGGGGTTCTCCACGACGTACACAAGGTGCAGCAGGTACGCGGGGTACGCAACCTGGCGCTGGCCAGCCCGGATCCCCACCTTTTCCCGACCGAGGAGTTCTGGGCCAGCCTGGAAGCACTGCACCCCCAGGGCAGCGAGGTATTTCAGTACGGACCGGTGATCGGTGACCCACACCTGCGCTTGGCCATCTCCGGGCTGTTGGCGCAGCGGGGCCTGGAAGCGCAGGCCGAAGAGGTGTTGATCACGGTGGGAGGGTTGCAGGGGCTGGCCTTGACCGCCCGGGTTCTCTGCCAGCCAGGGGACGAGGTCATCATCGAACAGCCCACCTACTTGGGGTTTCTCAACATCCTCCACACCCTAAAGCTGCGCCCGCTCCCGGTGCCGCTGGATGAGCAAGGCCCCTCCTTACGCCACCTCGAGGCCCTGCTGAAGAAGCACCGTCCGCGCTTTTACTACACCCTACCCAACTTCCATAACCCCACCGGAATGTGCTTCGCCCCCGAACGGCGCCAAGCGCTGGTAGACCTGGCCATCCGCTATGGCCTGACGCTGGTCGAGGACGATACCTACGCCCACCTGGCCTACGATATGCCCCCGCCGCCTCCGCTCCGGGCGCTGGACCGCTCCCATGTGCTCTATCTCTCCAGCTTCTCGAAGGTGCTGATGCCGGGTCTACGGATCGGCTTTGTGCTGGCGCCGTCCAAGCTGCTGGAGGGATTGCTGGCCCTGCACAGCGCCTCGGACATCTGCGGCCCACCGTTGCTGTTGCAGCGGGCCACGGCCCGGTTTATCCAACAGGGGGGCCTCGAGCGCCACCTGCGCAAGGTGGTGCCCATCTACCGCGAGCGCCGGGATACCTTGCTGGATGCGCTCCGGGCCCAGATGCCCCGATCGGTGCGGTGGACGCAGCCCAAGGGGGGCTTCTCCTGCTGGCTGAGCCTACCGGCCTATTTCCCTCCAGGAGGGCTATACCAGGCGGCTTTGCAGCGGGGGGTGGCGATTACCCCCGGCGAAGCGTTTCTCACCCAAACCCAGGACCATACCCATATGCGGCTGTGCTTCGGCTACCAAGGGAGCGAGGCGTTGCGAGAAGGGGTGGCCCAATTGGCCCCGCTGATGCGAGAGCAAGCCGCCCGGCTCACCCATACGACCCCAATTGCGGAGGTGCTATGA
- a CDS encoding glutamine synthetase family protein — protein MSQQSTPKPRGLLSLETLAQQVQAGVIDTVVAAFPDHYGRLLGKRFDAEYFLQEVSDHGTHGCDYLLTTDMEMNPVPGYRFASWELGYGDFHLVPDLSTLRQASWLEKSALVLCDLEREHQGLVTVAPRSLLKEQVRRSAELGYQVLAASELEYYLFTTSFREAQAQGYRGLAPAGWYIEDYHLLQGSRVEEYTGAVRRHLKHSGIPVENSKGEWGLGQHEINVRYAEVLEMADRHVLYKQCMKEIADQMGLSVTFMAKFANGQAGSSSHLHLSLWREGQSAFAGTGAEGSEVFGWFLAGWIAHAEEFMPFYAPTVNSYKRYEDGSWAPTRLAWSLDNRTAGFRVVGRGQSLRIECRIPGADCNPYLAFTAALASGLDGIRRKLEPPPAFRGDIYAAQHLPRVPYTLGEACERFAQSPFVREVLGSEVQEHYAHFFHSEWQAYIRAVSDWERQRYFERI, from the coding sequence ATGAGTCAGCAGTCCACACCCAAGCCGCGGGGCCTGCTCAGCCTGGAGACCCTGGCCCAGCAGGTGCAAGCGGGAGTTATCGACACCGTGGTCGCCGCGTTCCCCGATCACTACGGCCGCCTGCTGGGAAAGCGCTTCGATGCCGAGTACTTTCTCCAGGAGGTGAGCGACCACGGCACCCATGGCTGCGATTACCTGCTCACCACCGATATGGAAATGAATCCGGTGCCGGGATACCGCTTCGCCAGCTGGGAGCTGGGGTATGGCGATTTTCACCTGGTGCCCGACCTCTCCACCTTGCGTCAGGCTAGCTGGCTCGAGAAGAGCGCCCTCGTCCTGTGCGACCTGGAGCGCGAGCACCAGGGCCTCGTCACCGTAGCCCCACGCTCGCTGCTCAAGGAGCAGGTGCGGCGCTCCGCGGAGCTAGGGTACCAGGTGCTGGCGGCTTCCGAGCTGGAGTATTACCTCTTCACGACCTCTTTCCGCGAGGCCCAGGCCCAGGGGTATCGGGGTCTCGCGCCAGCCGGATGGTACATCGAGGACTACCACCTGCTGCAAGGCAGCCGGGTTGAGGAGTACACCGGCGCGGTACGCCGCCACCTCAAGCACTCGGGAATCCCGGTGGAGAACTCCAAGGGGGAGTGGGGGCTGGGCCAGCACGAGATCAACGTGCGCTATGCCGAGGTGTTGGAGATGGCCGACCGGCACGTGCTGTACAAGCAGTGCATGAAGGAGATCGCCGACCAGATGGGGCTGTCGGTGACCTTTATGGCCAAGTTCGCCAACGGCCAGGCCGGCTCCAGCAGCCACCTGCACCTGAGCCTCTGGCGGGAGGGACAGAGCGCTTTCGCCGGTACGGGGGCCGAAGGCTCGGAGGTGTTTGGCTGGTTTTTGGCTGGCTGGATCGCCCACGCCGAGGAGTTCATGCCATTTTACGCCCCTACCGTCAACTCCTATAAGCGCTACGAGGACGGCTCTTGGGCGCCCACCCGACTGGCTTGGAGCCTCGACAACCGCACCGCCGGTTTCCGGGTGGTGGGCCGCGGCCAGAGCCTGCGCATCGAATGCCGCATTCCGGGGGCCGATTGCAATCCTTATCTGGCCTTCACCGCAGCTCTAGCCTCCGGTTTGGACGGTATCCGCCGAAAACTCGAGCCACCCCCCGCTTTCCGGGGAGACATCTACGCCGCCCAGCACCTGCCGCGGGTTCCCTATACGCTGGGGGAAGCCTGCGAGCGCTTCGCCCAGAGCCCGTTTGTGCGCGAGGTACTGGGCAGTGAGGTGCAGGAACACTACGCGCACTTTTTTCATAGCGAATGGCAGGCGTATATCCGTGCGGTCAGTGACTGGGAACGGCAGCGCTACTTCGAGCGCATCTAG
- a CDS encoding glucose 1-dehydrogenase, translating to MRLNHKVALITGVGSGIGRESALLFAREGAQIVGVDLNPETGEKTRQDIVQAGGQAIFIQADVSRHSDAMRMVEAAEESFGRLDILFNNAGISHAQDDDAIHTPEEVWDLTFQVNVKGVFLGCKYGIPALRRAGGGSVINTASFVALLGAATPQLAYTASKGAVLAMSRELAVIHAREGIRVNALCPGPLETELLMKYLDTPQKRQRRLVHIPMGRFGQAKEIARAALYLASDESSFVTGSTFLVDGGITAAYVTPE from the coding sequence ATGCGATTGAACCATAAAGTGGCCCTGATCACCGGAGTGGGTAGCGGCATTGGCCGCGAATCGGCCCTGCTGTTTGCCCGAGAAGGAGCCCAGATAGTGGGGGTCGACCTCAATCCGGAAACCGGGGAAAAAACCCGACAGGACATCGTCCAAGCAGGGGGTCAGGCGATCTTCATCCAGGCCGATGTCTCCCGGCATTCCGATGCAATGCGCATGGTGGAGGCAGCCGAGGAGAGCTTTGGCCGGCTAGACATCCTGTTTAACAACGCCGGAATCTCCCACGCCCAAGACGACGACGCCATCCACACCCCCGAGGAGGTGTGGGATCTGACCTTTCAAGTCAACGTCAAGGGCGTGTTCTTAGGATGCAAGTACGGCATCCCCGCGTTGCGGCGGGCCGGAGGGGGATCGGTGATCAATACCGCCTCCTTCGTGGCCCTGTTGGGCGCCGCCACCCCGCAACTGGCCTATACCGCCAGCAAGGGAGCCGTGCTGGCTATGAGCCGGGAACTGGCGGTTATCCACGCCCGCGAGGGGATTCGGGTCAATGCCTTGTGCCCCGGCCCCTTGGAGACCGAGCTGCTGATGAAATACCTCGATACCCCGCAGAAGCGCCAGCGCCGCCTGGTCCATATCCCCATGGGCCGCTTCGGGCAGGCTAAGGAGATCGCTCGAGCGGCGCTCTACCTGGCCTCGGATGAGTCCTCCTTCGTCACCGGCAGCACCTTCTTGGTGGATGGGGGCATCACCGCCGCGTACGTAACCCCGGAGTAA
- a CDS encoding aldehyde dehydrogenase family protein, translating to MAETQVTITPVDGSVYVERSLATPEEVERCLAAAAQAQRRWRSVPLVERAEICSRMVQSLTRRVDQLALELTWQMGRPVRYTPKEIAGGFAERARYMIAAAFTALADVPTEPREGFVRFIRREPLGVVLVLAPWNYPYLTSVNTVIPAIMAGNCVVLKHSAQTPLVAERYAEAFAEAGLPEGVFQYLYLSHPQVAQVIADPRIAFVAFTGSVEGGRAVQQAASHRFIGLGLELGGKDPAYVRADADLGFSLENLVDGAMFNSGQSCCGIKRIYVHHSRFAEFVEGFVALTLQYQLGNPLDPQTTLGPVVRSSAAEAIRAQVDEAVSQGAQALIDPRKFPAAQAGTPYLAPQVLTRVDHRMRIMREETFGPVVGIMSVQGDQEALELMNDSPYGLTASIWSQDLEAALRLGGQLETGTCFQNRCDYLDPALAWTGVKDSGKGCTLSVVGYEQLTRPKSFHMRALRPG from the coding sequence GTGGCCGAGACCCAAGTGACCATCACCCCCGTAGACGGTAGCGTGTATGTGGAGCGATCCCTGGCGACCCCAGAGGAAGTCGAGCGTTGCCTTGCAGCCGCAGCCCAAGCGCAGCGGCGCTGGCGAAGCGTCCCTTTGGTTGAGCGGGCCGAGATCTGCAGCCGCATGGTGCAGTCCCTAACCCGCCGGGTGGACCAGCTGGCCCTCGAACTCACCTGGCAGATGGGCCGCCCGGTGCGCTATACCCCTAAGGAGATTGCGGGGGGGTTCGCCGAGCGAGCCCGCTACATGATCGCTGCAGCCTTTACCGCGCTGGCCGATGTGCCTACCGAGCCGAGAGAGGGGTTTGTACGCTTCATCCGGCGGGAGCCCTTAGGGGTGGTGCTGGTACTGGCCCCCTGGAACTACCCCTACCTGACCTCGGTCAACACGGTGATCCCCGCTATCATGGCGGGCAATTGCGTGGTGCTCAAGCACTCGGCCCAAACCCCCCTGGTGGCCGAACGCTACGCCGAGGCCTTCGCCGAGGCGGGCTTACCCGAAGGGGTGTTCCAGTATCTCTACCTGAGCCATCCGCAAGTAGCCCAGGTGATCGCCGATCCGCGCATCGCCTTCGTAGCCTTTACCGGATCCGTGGAGGGGGGGCGGGCAGTGCAGCAAGCCGCCAGCCACCGTTTTATCGGGCTGGGCCTCGAGCTCGGCGGCAAGGATCCCGCCTACGTGCGGGCCGACGCGGATTTGGGCTTCAGCCTGGAAAATCTGGTGGATGGGGCGATGTTTAATTCCGGACAAAGCTGCTGCGGAATCAAGCGCATCTACGTCCACCACAGCCGCTTCGCGGAGTTCGTGGAAGGCTTTGTGGCGCTTACCCTGCAGTATCAGCTGGGGAATCCGCTCGACCCCCAGACGACCCTAGGCCCCGTGGTGCGCAGCAGCGCCGCCGAAGCCATCCGGGCGCAGGTGGACGAAGCGGTGAGCCAGGGGGCACAAGCGCTCATTGATCCCCGGAAATTTCCTGCCGCTCAAGCGGGCACGCCCTACCTTGCCCCGCAAGTGCTGACCCGGGTGGATCACCGCATGCGGATCATGCGCGAGGAGACCTTCGGCCCCGTAGTCGGCATCATGTCGGTGCAGGGGGATCAGGAGGCCCTGGAGCTGATGAACGATTCCCCGTATGGCCTCACCGCCTCTATCTGGAGCCAAGACCTCGAGGCCGCGCTGCGCCTGGGAGGGCAGCTCGAGACCGGAACCTGCTTCCAGAACCGCTGTGACTATCTGGATCCGGCTCTGGCCTGGACCGGGGTGAAGGATTCCGGGAAGGGGTGTACGCTCTCGGTGGTCGGCTATGAACAGCTGACCCGGCCTAAGTCATTCCACATGCGTGCGCTCCGCCCTGGGTAG
- a CDS encoding diguanylate cyclase: MKYRLRTLLYLSIALCSLLLGIRERVWDQAFAYTLPWLMIFTATTASVYGFYWGFLAAGLSALLLPGFNAMGGVFLLLSAWLAHSVGDSLRRAHRQARALAKSHRLVAEALQALTPIQHRQALLHRLPELLASLGEGGHIGVWVPHGEGFRCLSSVPPLNLQEIPAQGVEGRAFREGRPQHVPDVRKEPCHIAAPGFSTLAELALPLFERGEGVAVLNLERSRPFLNEEVEGLIRFAETVSLQLDRLADLEVRRLLSELATGLQGVHTLQEAAEMALALLLKELELEAGVVWVAQGARMEALAHRGVTEPGLLAVLQEGLPYDRGLAWEVYRTAEPYYTQAYAEDPRGVAALRRLDWRTFVAHPVPTPGSVRSRFVLVVGEKRPRPWRKAEREVLLLFCRTLGVGFERLVEKARHEGVNHLMQELLEKPLEELYQRVLHEAIQQVPGSETGSLLVREGGEYRFRAAVGYDLEGLQALAISPQAALVWYRRGEEPAHRGEPRLMTTEELAIFEVSHQTAPPEVIDTAGRVREIQANLCQPMLYRGEVLAYLNLDNLHDPRAFGEDSLRAARFFSAPMATLLHESRTHRLLEEAALTDPLTGLPNRRAFDRILPEELHRAVRCRYPLSLVVLDLKGFKAINDCLGHATGDQALIQVARALEGERRSGDHLFRWGGDEFAAIFPHTSQEDALVVCYRYARAIAAICFGELCLGANIGLAAYPEDGETPDALLIAADTRMYRAKASGVTVAYSQG; this comes from the coding sequence TTGAAGTATAGGCTGAGAACCCTACTCTACCTGTCCATCGCCCTATGCTCCCTCCTGCTGGGAATTCGCGAGAGGGTGTGGGACCAGGCTTTCGCCTACACGCTCCCCTGGCTGATGATTTTTACCGCTACCACCGCCAGCGTATATGGCTTTTACTGGGGGTTCCTGGCGGCGGGGCTATCTGCTTTGCTGCTTCCTGGCTTCAATGCTATGGGTGGGGTGTTTTTACTTCTGTCTGCTTGGCTCGCCCACAGCGTCGGCGACAGCCTGCGCAGGGCCCACCGCCAGGCCCGGGCCCTGGCCAAGAGCCACCGGCTCGTCGCGGAAGCGCTGCAGGCCCTCACCCCCATACAACACCGCCAGGCCCTTTTGCACCGCCTGCCCGAACTCCTAGCCAGCTTGGGAGAAGGAGGGCATATCGGGGTGTGGGTACCGCACGGGGAAGGCTTCCGTTGCCTCAGCAGCGTTCCTCCGCTGAACCTGCAGGAAATCCCGGCGCAAGGGGTGGAGGGCCGGGCGTTTCGGGAGGGAAGACCCCAACACGTACCTGACGTGCGCAAAGAGCCCTGCCACATCGCAGCCCCTGGCTTTTCCACCCTCGCCGAGCTGGCGCTACCCCTCTTTGAACGGGGCGAGGGGGTGGCGGTGCTCAACCTCGAGCGCAGCCGACCCTTCCTGAACGAAGAGGTAGAGGGCCTTATCCGCTTCGCTGAGACGGTGAGCCTCCAGCTCGACCGCCTGGCCGATCTGGAAGTGCGCCGCCTGCTCTCGGAACTCGCCACCGGATTGCAGGGGGTTCACACCTTGCAAGAAGCGGCCGAGATGGCCCTTGCGCTGCTGCTGAAAGAGCTCGAGCTAGAAGCCGGGGTGGTCTGGGTGGCCCAGGGTGCCCGGATGGAGGCCCTGGCCCATCGAGGGGTGACAGAGCCGGGACTGCTCGCAGTCCTACAAGAGGGGCTGCCCTACGACCGGGGCCTGGCCTGGGAGGTCTACCGGACGGCAGAGCCCTACTACACCCAAGCCTACGCGGAGGATCCTCGGGGGGTGGCGGCGTTGCGGAGGCTGGACTGGCGTACCTTCGTGGCCCATCCCGTTCCCACCCCGGGGTCTGTGCGGAGCCGGTTTGTGCTGGTGGTGGGGGAGAAGCGCCCCAGGCCCTGGCGAAAGGCGGAGCGGGAGGTCTTACTCCTGTTCTGCCGCACCCTCGGGGTGGGGTTCGAGCGGCTGGTAGAGAAGGCCCGACACGAGGGGGTAAACCATCTCATGCAGGAACTCTTGGAAAAGCCTCTGGAAGAGCTTTACCAACGGGTGCTGCACGAAGCCATCCAGCAGGTGCCGGGCAGCGAAACGGGAAGCCTGCTGGTGCGGGAGGGGGGAGAATACCGCTTTAGGGCCGCGGTGGGCTACGACCTGGAGGGGCTGCAGGCCCTGGCGATAAGCCCACAAGCGGCGCTGGTGTGGTACCGGCGGGGGGAGGAGCCCGCCCATAGGGGAGAGCCGCGCCTCATGACCACCGAGGAGCTAGCCATCTTCGAGGTGAGCCACCAAACCGCCCCTCCTGAGGTCATAGACACCGCGGGCCGGGTGCGGGAGATCCAGGCCAACCTCTGCCAGCCCATGCTCTACCGCGGGGAGGTGCTGGCCTATCTGAATCTGGACAACCTGCACGACCCTCGTGCCTTCGGGGAGGACAGCCTCCGGGCCGCGCGCTTTTTCTCCGCCCCCATGGCGACCCTCCTTCATGAAAGCCGCACCCACCGCCTCCTCGAGGAGGCGGCCCTCACCGACCCCCTCACCGGGCTGCCCAACCGCCGGGCGTTTGACCGCATCCTCCCGGAGGAACTGCACCGGGCGGTCCGCTGCCGATACCCCCTCTCTCTGGTGGTGCTTGACCTGAAGGGCTTCAAGGCCATCAACGACTGCCTGGGCCACGCTACCGGGGACCAGGCTCTGATCCAGGTGGCCCGCGCCCTGGAGGGCGAACGGCGCAGCGGGGACCACCTGTTCCGCTGGGGTGGGGATGAGTTCGCGGCCATCTTCCCCCATACTTCCCAAGAGGATGCCCTCGTGGTTTGCTACCGTTACGCCCGGGCCATCGCGGCGATCTGTTTTGGAGAGCTGTGCCTGGGGGCGAACATCGGCCTGGCCGCCTACCCGGAGGACGGGGAAACCCCCGACGCGCTGCTCATCGCTGCGGATACCCGGATGTACCGGGCCAAGGCTTCGGGGGTCACCGTGGCGTACTCCCAGGGGTGA
- a CDS encoding ABC transporter permease — translation MTLWIVVRNLRVRALTTALTLLGVALASATALVVPLVLRSLERGAADAAQVFDVLIAAKGSPTQAVLSSLYLLQPPIANLPYPVYEWLARDPRSRRVVPLAFGDNYRGLPLLGTNAEIFSLRLKPTAPPYFRLRAGRAFAGAYEAVLGARAARETGLKLGDRFLSAHGFFASQAEAATAEAHHQEEEYRVVGVLEATGGPWDRAIFVPIEAYWEVHGEGLQERQVTAVLYTGKRLSDVYQVAQEINRGGLAQAVFPGQVFAQTRELLLQGQMAYGALSLLVLALAALLVGQGVYAGGLERRRHTALLRALGAGRGVVFGVVLLETLLEVALGVLLGLLLGWGLAAAGSGLLGERLGFFLPPPQLSLDLVARVLLLLPLGLLAALPPALQTARQSPLEYL, via the coding sequence ATGACCCTGTGGATCGTGGTACGCAATCTGCGGGTGCGGGCGCTTACCACCGCCCTCACCCTGCTCGGGGTGGCCCTGGCCAGCGCTACTGCGCTGGTGGTACCGCTGGTGCTGCGCTCCTTGGAGCGCGGGGCGGCGGATGCCGCGCAGGTCTTCGACGTGCTCATCGCGGCCAAGGGCAGCCCCACCCAAGCGGTGCTCTCGAGCCTGTACCTGCTTCAGCCGCCCATCGCCAACCTCCCTTACCCCGTGTATGAGTGGCTGGCGCGCGACCCCCGAAGCCGCCGGGTGGTGCCGCTGGCCTTCGGCGACAACTACCGCGGCCTGCCCTTGTTGGGCACCAATGCCGAGATTTTCAGCCTGCGCCTGAAGCCCACCGCGCCGCCGTACTTCCGGTTGCGTGCGGGGCGGGCCTTCGCAGGTGCCTATGAGGCGGTGCTGGGGGCCAGGGCAGCGCGGGAGACCGGCTTGAAGCTCGGCGACCGGTTCCTCAGCGCCCACGGGTTTTTCGCTAGCCAGGCCGAGGCCGCCACCGCCGAGGCCCACCACCAGGAGGAAGAGTACCGGGTGGTAGGGGTGCTGGAGGCCACCGGGGGCCCCTGGGACCGGGCTATCTTCGTGCCCATCGAGGCCTACTGGGAGGTCCACGGCGAAGGCCTGCAGGAGCGCCAGGTGACCGCCGTGCTCTACACCGGCAAGCGCCTTTCCGACGTGTACCAGGTGGCCCAGGAGATCAACCGCGGGGGCTTGGCCCAGGCGGTCTTCCCGGGGCAGGTCTTCGCCCAGACCCGCGAGCTATTGCTGCAGGGCCAAATGGCCTACGGAGCGCTATCGCTGCTGGTGCTGGCGTTGGCGGCGCTCTTGGTAGGGCAGGGGGTGTACGCAGGGGGCCTGGAGCGTCGCCGCCATACCGCCCTGCTGCGCGCGCTGGGCGCCGGGCGGGGGGTGGTTTTCGGGGTGGTCTTGCTGGAGACGCTGCTCGAGGTGGCGCTGGGGGTGCTTTTGGGGCTCTTGCTGGGCTGGGGGTTGGCCGCTGCCGGGTCGGGGCTGTTGGGAGAGCGGCTGGGTTTTTTCTTGCCGCCCCCGCAGCTTAGCCTTGACCTGGTGGCCCGGGTTTTGCTCTTGCTGCCCCTGGGCCTGTTGGCCGCCTTACCGCCCGCGCTGCAGACCGCGCGGCAGAGCCCGCTCGAGTACCTTTAA
- a CDS encoding ABC transporter ATP-binding protein has product MAEVCLRGVICRYGEDVTLCFPDLEIPSGEQAVLLGPSGSGKTTLLHLLAGLRGPSAGEVWVDGRNLATLSEAQRDAYRRERVGYLFQDFYLMEGYTALENVLLGLGIAGVRGAAALRQAAEILRAVGLGQRLSHPPKRLSTGERQRVALARAVAHRPRLLLADEPTAHLDRSRAATALDLLTQTAKTLGATLVVATHDPWVMERFPRRLELYPHPATRTA; this is encoded by the coding sequence ATGGCCGAGGTGTGCCTGCGGGGGGTGATCTGCCGCTACGGCGAGGACGTGACGCTCTGCTTTCCGGACCTGGAAATCCCTTCCGGCGAGCAGGCGGTGCTGCTGGGGCCTTCGGGGAGCGGGAAGACCACCCTGCTGCACCTGTTGGCCGGGCTGCGCGGGCCCAGCGCGGGGGAGGTATGGGTGGACGGGCGCAACCTGGCCACCCTTAGCGAGGCCCAGCGCGACGCCTACCGGCGGGAGCGGGTGGGGTACTTGTTCCAGGACTTCTACCTCATGGAGGGGTACACCGCGCTCGAGAACGTGCTCTTGGGGTTAGGCATCGCCGGGGTGCGCGGGGCGGCGGCGCTGCGCCAGGCTGCCGAGATCCTGCGCGCGGTGGGGTTGGGGCAGCGCCTGTCCCACCCCCCCAAGCGGCTTTCCACCGGGGAGCGGCAGCGGGTGGCCCTGGCCCGGGCGGTGGCCCACCGCCCCCGGCTCTTGCTGGCCGATGAGCCCACCGCTCACCTGGACCGCTCCCGCGCCGCGACGGCGCTGGACTTGCTCACCCAGACGGCCAAGACCCTCGGGGCCACGCTGGTGGTGGCCACCCACGACCCCTGGGTGATGGAGCGCTTTCCCCGCCGCCTCGAGCTTTACCCGCATCCCGCCACGAGGACCGCATGA
- a CDS encoding alkaline phosphatase translates to MSRSIAAVCALALTLGSAWAAKIAIYPYDGAALLAGQRFDLRIEATELKGGLSAYRIALDGQPLAGLEQTSQGAAQAEWTLRGTFLRSGSHTLEVSLSDASGETKKSVRWEARLNPRLPRAAKNVILFIGDGMGWNTLNAARIIAQGFSPENGSPRGNLEMESGFGGMATVTTSSFDSFIVDSANSASSIMTGQKVQVNALNVYPANLKDTLAYPRIETLAEMLKRVRGASIGAVTTTFGTDATPAMLVAHTRRRGDYQAIADQYFGRGGFGLPLEVMLFGGSRDFIPKSAPGSRRKDDTDWIAEAQKLGYTFVSTRSELLAAKPQGKLFGLFHIDNFPSYLDRAVWKRPEMLGSFTDMPYLWEMTQKAVETLSQNPNGFFLMVEGGMVDKFEHPLDWQRGLWDVLELDRAVAWAKQYVAAHPDTLVVVTADHAHSLSVYGGYDYSKQGREGVGVYQEAKFPTYGDKKDANGFPLPDTARGIAVGFAATPDYCETYRGREVYKDPTISDGKGGYVANPEVCKEPGAFLRTGNLDPGSAQGVHTADPMPLFAFGAGAQLFNGLMDQTEIFFRMAQALGLNPYLERP, encoded by the coding sequence ATGTCAAGAAGCATCGCAGCCGTGTGCGCCCTGGCCCTCACCCTGGGATCGGCCTGGGCAGCCAAGATCGCCATTTACCCCTACGATGGAGCGGCCTTGCTGGCGGGGCAACGCTTCGATCTACGCATCGAGGCCACAGAGCTAAAAGGCGGCCTCAGCGCCTACCGCATTGCGCTCGACGGCCAGCCGCTGGCGGGGCTCGAGCAGACCTCCCAAGGGGCCGCTCAGGCCGAATGGACCCTGCGTGGCACCTTCCTGCGCTCCGGGAGCCACACCCTCGAGGTAAGCCTCAGCGATGCCTCTGGGGAGACCAAAAAAAGCGTCCGGTGGGAGGCTCGCCTGAACCCCCGCCTGCCCCGTGCGGCCAAGAACGTCATCCTCTTCATCGGCGACGGCATGGGCTGGAATACCCTCAACGCCGCCCGGATCATCGCCCAGGGCTTCAGCCCGGAAAACGGATCGCCCAGGGGCAACCTGGAAATGGAAAGCGGATTTGGCGGTATGGCCACGGTAACCACCAGCAGCTTCGACAGCTTCATCGTGGATTCGGCCAACTCGGCCTCTTCCATCATGACCGGGCAGAAGGTGCAGGTGAACGCCCTCAACGTCTACCCCGCCAACCTCAAGGACACCCTGGCCTACCCCCGGATCGAGACCCTGGCCGAGATGCTCAAGCGGGTGCGCGGGGCCAGCATTGGAGCGGTGACCACCACCTTCGGCACCGACGCTACCCCCGCCATGCTGGTAGCCCACACCCGGCGCCGTGGCGACTACCAGGCCATCGCCGACCAGTACTTCGGGCGCGGAGGGTTCGGTCTGCCGCTGGAGGTGATGCTCTTCGGCGGCTCGCGCGACTTCATCCCCAAAAGCGCCCCCGGCTCGCGCCGCAAGGACGATACCGACTGGATCGCCGAGGCGCAGAAGCTCGGGTACACCTTCGTCAGCACCCGCAGCGAGCTGCTGGCGGCTAAGCCCCAGGGCAAGCTCTTCGGGCTATTCCACATCGACAACTTCCCCAGCTACCTAGACCGCGCGGTCTGGAAGCGGCCCGAGATGCTGGGGAGCTTCACCGATATGCCCTACCTCTGGGAGATGACCCAGAAGGCCGTGGAGACCCTCTCGCAAAACCCCAACGGCTTCTTCCTGATGGTGGAGGGGGGGATGGTGGACAAGTTCGAGCACCCCCTGGACTGGCAGAGGGGGCTTTGGGACGTGCTCGAGCTGGATAGGGCGGTGGCCTGGGCCAAGCAGTACGTCGCCGCCCACCCCGATACCCTGGTAGTCGTGACCGCCGATCACGCCCACTCGCTATCGGTCTATGGCGGCTACGATTACTCCAAGCAGGGCCGGGAGGGGGTGGGGGTGTACCAGGAGGCGAAGTTCCCCACCTATGGCGACAAAAAAGACGCCAACGGCTTCCCCCTGCCCGACACCGCCCGGGGGATCGCCGTGGGCTTCGCCGCCACCCCCGACTACTGCGAGACCTACCGGGGCCGCGAGGTCTACAAAGACCCCACCATCTCCGACGGCAAGGGTGGCTACGTGGCCAACCCCGAGGTGTGCAAGGAGCCCGGTGCCTTCTTGCGCACCGGTAACCTCGATCCTGGAAGTGCCCAGGGGGTGCACACCGCCGACCCCATGCCGCTATTTGCCTTTGGGGCGGGCGCGCAGCTTTTCAATGGCCTGATGGATCAGACCGAGATCTTCTTCCGCATGGCCCAGGCGCTCGGGTTGAACCCCTACCTCGAGCGGCCTTAG